One segment of Carya illinoinensis cultivar Pawnee chromosome 1, C.illinoinensisPawnee_v1, whole genome shotgun sequence DNA contains the following:
- the LOC122303200 gene encoding uncharacterized protein LOC122303200 — MKSWSRALAALTFALSLLSFLWPGGAGDNRPLTQGSSFSGSSSQALKDLQGDRKNPYKQVDSCFRKIPPSTSNPIQNKSNPPSTG, encoded by the exons ATGAAGTCCTGGTCTAGAGCACTGGCTGCTCTCACTTTTGCACTTTCACTGCTATCGTTTTTGTGGCCTGGTGGAGCTGGAGACAACCGTCCGTTAACACAAGGATCTTCCTTCTCGGGATCATCCTCTCAGGCTCTCAAAGATTTGCAAGGGGACAGGAAGAATCCTTATAAGCAGGTGGACTCATGCTTTCGAAAGATACCTCCATCAACTTCGAATCCCATACAGAACAA GTCCAATCCTCCATCTACCGGCTGA
- the LOC122279762 gene encoding pectinesterase-like produces MTQIKELLTGQKLQTSHNYISVIKRKKKLFLALSVTLLLVAAIVGLAAGVHSRKNSGNSELSASAHAIVKSSCSSTLYPDLCYSALASVPGTSAKLSSQKDVIEASLNITTEAVEHNFFTVKKLIKTRKDLTKREKTALHDCLETIDDTLDELHEAVVDLHLYPNKKSLTLHADDLKTLISSAITNQETCLDGFSHDGADKRVRKVLLAGQVHVEHMCSNALAMIKNMTDTDIANEGKTTNRKLKEEVDGVKWPEWLSVADRRLLQSSSVTPNVVVAADGSGDYKTVSEAVAAAPSNSKTRYVIRIKAGVYRENVEVSKKKKNIMFLGDGRTSTIITASRNVVDGSTTFTSATVAAVGERFLARGITFQNTAGPSKHQAVALRVGSDLSAFYECDMLAYQDTLYVHSNRQFFVNCLVAGTVDFIFGNAAVVFQDCDIHARRPNSGQKNMVTAQGRMDPNQNTGIIIQKCRIGATSDLQQVKSNFPTYLGRPWKEYSRTVIMQSSISDVIDPIGWHIWDGTFALNTLFYGEYQNTGAGAGTSKRVSWKGYKVITSASEAGAYTPGSFLAGSSWLDSTGFPYSLGL; encoded by the exons ATGACCCAAATCAAGGAACTCTTGACAGGCCAGAAACTTCAAACATCCCACAACTACATTTCCGTCATCAAACGAAAAAAGAAACTCTTCTTGGCTCTTTCGGTAACATTATTACTTGTTGCTGCTATTGTTGGCCTTGCTGCCGGAGTTCATTCCCGTAAGAACTCCGGCAACAGCGAACTCTCCGCCTCGGCCCATGCCATAGTTAAAAGCTCATGTAGCAGCACTTTGTACCCTGACTTATGCTACTCAGCTCTTGCCTCTGTCCCCGGAACCAGCGCCAAATTGTCCAGCCAAAAGGACGTCATAGAAGCGTCCCTGAACATCACAACCGAAGCTGTCGAACACAACTTCTTCACCGTGAAGAAGTTGATCAAAACCAGAAAGGATCTCACCAAGCGTGAAAAGACCGCTCTCCATGATTGCCTGGAGACCATCGATGACACCCTGGATGAGCTCCACGAGGCAGTGGTAGATCTCCACTTGTACCCAAACAAGAAATCACTGACCCTACATGCAGATGACCTCAAAACCCTGATTAGCTCTGCAATAACCAACCAAGAGACTTGCCTAGACGGATTTTCGCACGATGGAGCAGATAAACGCGTCCGGAAGGTGTTGCTGGCTGGTCAGGTCCACGTAGAACATATGTGTAGCAATGCGCTAGCCATGATCAAGAACATGACCGATACTGATATAGCCAATGAGGGTAAGACCACGAATCGGAAGCTCAAGGAGGAAGTTGATGGAGTCAAGTGGCCGGAATGGTTGTCGGTGGCGGACAGGAGACTTTTGCAATCGTCTTCCGTGACACCTAACGTGGTGGTGGCTGCGGATGGTAGCGGCGACTACAAGACTGTTTCTGAGGCGGTAGCGGCCGCACCGAGTAATAGTAAAACAAGGTACGTGATTAGGATCAAGGCGGGTGTTTACAGGGAAAACGTGGAAgtttcaaagaagaagaagaatatcaTGTTTCTGGGAGATGGGAGAACCAGCACCATCATCACAGCAAGTAGGAACGTGGTTGATGGAAGCACGACCTTCACCTCTGCCACAGTAG CTGCGGTTGGCGAACGATTCCTTGCCAGGGGCATAACTTTCCAAAACACCGCGGGTCCCTCAAAGCACCAAGCCGTAGCTCTCCGCGTAGGGTCCGATCTCTCCGCATTTTACGAATGCGACATGCTTGCTTACCAAGACACCCTTTACGTACACTCAAACCGCCAATTCTTCGTGAACTGCCTAGTGGCCGGAACCGTCGATTTTATCTTCGGCAATGCGGCGGTGGTGTTCCAAGACTGTGACATCCATGCACGACGCCCAAACTCGGGACAAAAGAACATGGTCACAGCACAAGGCCGAATGGACCCTAACCAAAACACCGGAATTATAATCCAAAAATGCAGGATTGGAGCCACCAGCGATTTGCAACAAGTGAAGAGCAACTTCCCGACTTATCTTGGGAGACCATGGAAGGAATACTCTAGGACAGTGATCATGCAGTCATCGATAAGCGATGTAATTGACCCTATTGGATGGCACATTTGGGACGGGACTTTCGCCCTGAACACATTGTTCTATGGGGAGTATCAGAACACTGGGGCTGGCGCAGGAACCTCAAAGAGGGTGAGCTGGAAGGGGTACAAGGTAATAACAAGCGCTTCCGAGGCCGGAGCTTACACTCCGGGCAGCTTCCTTGCTGGCAGTAGTTGGTTGGATTCCACAGGCTTTCCCTATTCTCTTGGTTTGTAA